In Helianthus annuus cultivar XRQ/B chromosome 3, HanXRQr2.0-SUNRISE, whole genome shotgun sequence, a single window of DNA contains:
- the LOC118490154 gene encoding uncharacterized protein LOC118490154 — MAKTKEKPGSSSSSSRGKGKEKEQPSKKRQYLGRVSESESEEEEEMQLDPRDKPVWNSGSLDDQPEIWQPTLYNDCMNKLKNKAAAFICEREVDEPQLGQFGVYDKFRALGWEGALKCWDKDKSNLFMTEIQEWMATLKCENFYRPSQMKLIGTVHGVPVEMSFDTLKKLGKYDSLPAREYMIPTLDDLLLKPEKHVTWNSMLADLFLPGKYGGVLYRKNLKIEAKLIHTICLLNVIPRRGDKDQVRFPEIPVLYSLMHGSPRFPIRYLIMHHLWICRNKYGRDIVPYCRIITGLMKQQKALTSEDRGLTKRHMPFTLDRLGNVWTYTSSERYHKLKSEGQRWRALKLGARELMPGEPDEPESDVELVPSGDDDYADEPTGGANVGFGVFHGGHGGTFYDYAQQPYEPGWAYSGSMQEVIESQRPPAAIFDTWSGPERSLFDQGTRNSASIERALKHSLDRNESWHRTHAYSQEVEMNNRYHDDQMRRMHADWHAGRPVVEDPQHVDYASLPPYDGSVSYPTPQLHHSQWLDPRRQEGPQQQEGSSSGSFGFGEWSDMMSSIFGPPGPRYY; from the coding sequence ATGGCAAAGACTAAGGAAAAGCCTGGTTCAAGTTCATCCTCGTCAAGAGGCAAAGGCAAGGAGAAGGAGCAGCCATCGAAGAAGAGGCAATATCTTGGTAGGGTTAGTGAAAGCGAAAGCGAGGAGGAAGAAGAGATGCAGTTAGACCCAAGAGATAAACCGGTGTGGAATTCGGGGTCATTGGATGACCAACCCGAAATTTGGCAGCCAACTTTGTATAACGATTGCATGAACAAGTTAAAGAATAAAGCGGCCGCATTCATCTGTGAAAGAGAGGTTGATGAGCCTCAGTTGGGTCAGTTCGGGGTGTATGACAAGTTCCGTGCTTTGGGTTGGGAAGGAGCACTAAAGTGTTGGGATAAGGATAAGAGCAACTTGTTTATGACCGAAATTCAGGAGTGGATGGCAACACTTAAGTGTGAAAACTTCTATAGGCCATCACAAATGAAGTTGATTGGGACGGTACATGGGGTACCAGTTGAAATGTCATTTGATACTTTGAAGAAGTTGGGAAAATATGATAGTCTTCCAGCTAGGGAATACATGATTCCCACGCTTGATGACTTGTTGCTCAAACCCGAGAAGCATGTGACATGGAACAGTATGTTGGCTGATTTGTTTTTGCCCGGTAAGTATGGTGGCGTGTTATACCGAAAAAATCTGAAGATAGAAGCCAAGCTCATACATACGATCTGTTTACTTAATGTCATCCCAAGGAGAGGGGATAAAGATCAGGTGAGGTTTCCAGAAATACCCGTTTTGTATTCATTGATGCATGGATCTCCACGCTTTCCAATCCGCTACCTGATTATGCATCATTTGTGGATATGTCGGAACAAATACGGGAGAGACATTGTCCCGTACTGTCGCATCATAACGGGTTTAATGAAGCAACAAAAGGCACTCACATCGGAAGACCGGGGTTTAACGAAAAGGCACATGCCTTTTACTTTGGATAGGTTGGGAAACGTTTGGACATACACCTCGTCTGAACGTTATCACAAGCTGAAATCGGAGGGTCAACGGTGGAGGGCGTTGAAATTAGGTGCAAGGGAATTGATGCCGGGagaaccggatgaacctgagAGTGATGTAGAGTTAGTTCCGAGTGGGGATGATGATTACGCAGACGAGCCAACGGGTGGTGCAAATGTTGGTTTTGGGGTTTTTCATGGTGGTCATGGTGGCACATTTTACGATTATGCGCAGCAACCATATGAGCCGGGGTGGGCTTATAGTGGTTCAATGCAGGAGGTGATCGAGAGCCAACGCCCGCCGGCGGCCATCTTTGATACTTGGTCAGGTCCGGAGAGGTCGTTATTTGATCAAGGCACGCGGAATAGCGCTAGTATTGAGCGGGCACTTAAACATAGCCTCGACCGCAATGAATCATGGCACCGGACTCACGCATATTCGCAGGAGGTGGAAATGAATAACCGATATCACGATGATCAGATGAGGCGGATGCATGCGGACTGGCATGCTGGGAGGCCGGTGGttgaggatccacaacatgtggattatgcctcATTGCCACCATATGATGGCAGCGTTTCGTATCCGACTCCACAACTCCACCATTCTCAGTGGCTTGATCCAAGACGGCAAGAGGGACCACAACAACAAGAGGGAAGCAGTAGCGGCTCGTTCGGGTTTGGAGAATGGAGCGATATGATGTCGTCCATTTTTGGGCCCCCAGGACCGCGTTATTATTGA